The proteins below come from a single Oerskovia jenensis genomic window:
- the tyrS gene encoding tyrosine--tRNA ligase: MNDVLDELQWRGLVAQSTDEAALRAALAEGPVTYYCGFDPTAPSLHHGHLVQLILLRHLQLAGHRAIALVGGATGMIGDPRQSGERILNTKDTVAEWTERLKAQVSRFLDFEGDNPARIVNNLDWTAGLTAIDFLREIGKHYRLGTMLAKDTVARRLKSDEGISFTEFSYQILQGNDYLELFRREGVTLQTGGNDQWGNLLSGVELIRKAEGASVHVLTTPLITKADGTKFGKTEGGAVWLDPDMMSPYAFYQYWVNADDADVVGWLKIFTFRTAEEIAELERAVAERPAAREAQKALAADVTTLVHGAAATEAVIVASQALFGRGDLVVLDAGTLAAAVAELPRTTAAAGDLIVDLLVGAGLVGSKGAARRAIAEGGAYVNNVKVTTEDAVLGAEDLLHGRFAVLRRGKRTLAVAEVA; encoded by the coding sequence GTGAACGACGTTCTCGACGAGTTGCAATGGCGAGGCCTGGTGGCGCAGTCCACCGACGAGGCCGCGCTGCGTGCTGCGCTGGCCGAGGGACCCGTCACCTATTACTGCGGCTTCGACCCGACCGCGCCGAGCCTGCACCACGGTCACCTGGTCCAGCTCATCCTGCTGCGCCACCTGCAGCTCGCGGGGCACCGCGCGATCGCGCTCGTCGGTGGCGCGACGGGCATGATCGGTGACCCGCGCCAGTCGGGCGAGCGGATCCTCAACACCAAGGACACGGTCGCCGAGTGGACCGAGCGGCTCAAGGCACAGGTGTCGCGCTTCCTCGACTTCGAGGGTGACAACCCGGCACGCATCGTCAACAACCTCGACTGGACGGCGGGCCTCACGGCGATCGACTTCCTGCGGGAGATCGGCAAGCACTACCGCCTGGGCACCATGCTGGCCAAGGACACCGTGGCGCGCCGCCTGAAGTCGGACGAGGGCATCAGCTTCACCGAGTTCAGCTACCAGATCCTCCAGGGGAACGACTACCTCGAGCTCTTCCGCCGCGAGGGCGTCACGCTCCAGACGGGCGGCAACGACCAGTGGGGCAACCTGCTCTCGGGCGTCGAGCTGATCCGCAAGGCCGAGGGTGCGTCGGTGCACGTCCTGACGACGCCGCTCATCACCAAGGCCGACGGGACCAAGTTCGGCAAGACCGAGGGCGGGGCCGTGTGGCTCGACCCGGACATGATGAGCCCCTACGCCTTCTACCAGTACTGGGTCAACGCGGACGACGCGGACGTGGTGGGCTGGCTCAAGATCTTCACCTTCCGTACCGCGGAGGAGATCGCCGAGCTCGAGCGTGCGGTCGCCGAGCGCCCTGCGGCGCGCGAGGCGCAGAAGGCGCTCGCGGCCGACGTCACCACGCTGGTCCACGGCGCCGCGGCGACCGAGGCGGTCATCGTGGCGAGCCAGGCGCTCTTCGGCCGGGGGGACCTGGTGGTGCTCGACGCGGGCACGCTCGCGGCGGCCGTGGCCGAGCTGCCGCGTACGACGGCGGCTGCCGGCGACCTGATCGTCGACCTTCTCGTGGGGGCGGGCCTCGTGGGTTCGAAGGGCGCGGCGCGACGCGCGATCGCCGAGGGCGGCGCCTACGTCAACAACGTGAAGGTGACGACCGAGGACGCCGTGCTCGGGGCGGAGGATCTCCTGCACGGACGTTTCGCCGTCCTGCGCCGGGGCAAGCGGACGCTCGCCGTGGCCGAGGTCGCGTGA
- a CDS encoding DNA-3-methyladenine glycosylase — MTESLRSRTADPDGSVLDVPARGWFARPSLEVARDLLGASITHRTPEGAVTVRLTEVEAYDGEQDPGSHAFRGRTERNRAMYGEPGHLYVYRHLGLHHCVNVVCGPVGSASAVLLRAGEVTDGVELARARRLDSGVCDSDRQIARGPARLAVALGLDLAHYGLDVTDEAGDVVVHRDVRTLRPAIATGPRVGVSGDGGDAGLFPWRLWLTGDPTVSAYRPATRRTR, encoded by the coding sequence GTGACCGAGTCCCTTCGTTCCCGGACCGCCGATCCCGACGGCTCCGTCCTGGACGTCCCGGCCCGGGGGTGGTTCGCCCGCCCGAGCCTCGAGGTCGCGCGCGACCTCCTGGGGGCCTCGATCACGCACCGCACCCCCGAGGGGGCCGTCACGGTGCGGTTGACCGAGGTCGAGGCGTACGACGGTGAGCAGGACCCGGGGTCGCACGCCTTCCGAGGCCGGACCGAGCGCAACCGCGCCATGTACGGCGAGCCGGGACACCTGTACGTCTACCGCCACCTTGGCCTGCACCACTGCGTCAACGTGGTCTGCGGCCCGGTGGGCTCCGCGTCGGCGGTCCTCCTGCGGGCGGGCGAGGTGACCGACGGCGTCGAGCTGGCGCGGGCACGCAGGCTCGACAGCGGCGTCTGCGACTCGGACCGCCAGATCGCGCGCGGTCCGGCGCGGCTCGCGGTGGCGCTCGGCCTCGACCTGGCCCACTACGGGCTGGACGTGACGGACGAGGCGGGTGACGTCGTCGTGCACCGGGACGTGCGGACCCTGCGGCCCGCGATCGCGACCGGACCACGTGTGGGCGTGAGCGGCGACGGAGGCGACGCGGGACTCTTCCCCTGGCGCCTGTGGCTCACGGGAGACCCGACCGTCTCGGCGTACCGGCCCGCGACCCGCCGCACCCGCTGA
- a CDS encoding uridine kinase family protein: MSAAVLEDLVARVHDGAPRLGQGRPAGPGVPGRAGCRLVVVDGPAGSGKTTLAAQLGVALPAQVVHMDDLYEGWTGMTAGVGRLVEQVLDPLAAGRPGRYQRYDWTLEDFAEWHDVPLAPFLVVEGCGAGARRIADLTTLLVWVEADDDLRLARGLARDGEEARGPWVEWMVSEREVYAAEGTAERADVVLDGFGEPVTITDPSPERTGDV; this comes from the coding sequence GTGAGCGCTGCGGTCCTCGAGGACCTCGTGGCCCGCGTGCACGACGGCGCGCCGCGCCTCGGCCAGGGACGTCCGGCAGGTCCGGGCGTCCCTGGCCGGGCAGGGTGCCGCCTGGTGGTCGTCGACGGCCCGGCGGGCTCGGGCAAGACGACGCTGGCCGCGCAGCTCGGGGTCGCGCTCCCTGCGCAGGTGGTCCACATGGACGACCTGTACGAGGGCTGGACGGGCATGACGGCAGGGGTGGGCCGGCTCGTCGAGCAGGTCCTCGACCCGCTGGCGGCCGGCCGACCGGGGCGCTACCAGCGCTACGACTGGACGCTCGAGGACTTCGCCGAGTGGCACGACGTCCCGCTCGCCCCGTTCCTCGTGGTCGAGGGCTGCGGCGCGGGTGCCCGGCGGATCGCCGATCTCACGACGCTGCTCGTCTGGGTCGAGGCGGACGACGACCTCCGCCTGGCCCGCGGTCTGGCGCGCGACGGCGAGGAGGCTCGCGGGCCGTGGGTCGAGTGGATGGTCTCGGAGCGAGAGGTCTACGCGGCCGAGGGGACGGCCGAGCGGGCCGACGTGGTGCTCGACGGCTTCGGTGAGCCGGTCACGATCACCGATCCGTCGCCCGAGCGCACCGGCGACGTCTGA
- the argH gene encoding argininosuccinate lyase — MGDEITSGAAAGAAAEVQGASQAPVSLWGGRFAGGPAEALAALSQSTHFDWRLAQHDIAGSRAHAKVLAAAGLLDDDELTAMLEALDVLSADVGSGAFLPVLADEDVHTALERGLIERAGPELGGKLRAGRSRNDQIATLVRSYLREEARAIGLLVLDVVDALIEQAEAHPGAPMPGRTHLQHAQPVLLAHHLLAHAWPLLRDVDRFIDWDVRAGRSPYGSGALAGSSLGLDPAAVAADLGFDGPVENSIDGTASRDVVAEFAFVSAMLGVDLSRFAEEIIIWNTKEFGFVRLDDAYSTGSSIMPQKKNPDIAELARGKAGRLIGDLTGLLATLKGLPLAYNRDLQEDKEPVFDQVDTLKVLLPAYAGMVRTLTFDTERMASLAPQGFSLATDIAEWLVRQGVPFRVAHEVAGACVRVCEERGIELWDLTDADLADISEHLTPGVRDVLTVEGSLASRDAVGGTAPARVAEQLEEAKVRSAEYRFWVQG; from the coding sequence ATGGGTGACGAGATCACGTCCGGCGCCGCTGCGGGCGCAGCGGCCGAGGTGCAGGGTGCGTCGCAGGCTCCGGTGAGCCTGTGGGGCGGCCGGTTCGCCGGCGGCCCCGCGGAGGCACTGGCCGCCCTCTCGCAGTCGACGCACTTCGACTGGCGCCTCGCGCAGCACGACATCGCGGGCTCGCGGGCCCACGCCAAGGTGCTCGCGGCGGCGGGTCTGCTCGACGACGACGAGCTGACCGCGATGCTCGAGGCGCTGGACGTGCTCTCGGCCGACGTCGGGTCGGGGGCGTTCCTCCCGGTCCTGGCCGACGAGGACGTGCACACGGCCCTCGAGCGCGGGCTCATCGAGCGCGCGGGTCCGGAGCTCGGCGGCAAGCTGCGCGCGGGGCGTTCGCGCAACGACCAGATCGCGACGCTCGTGCGGTCGTACCTGCGCGAGGAGGCCCGGGCGATCGGGCTCCTGGTGCTGGACGTCGTCGACGCCCTGATCGAGCAGGCCGAGGCGCACCCCGGCGCCCCGATGCCTGGCCGCACGCACCTGCAGCACGCGCAGCCCGTGCTGCTCGCGCACCACCTGCTGGCGCACGCGTGGCCCCTGCTGCGCGACGTCGACCGCTTCATCGACTGGGACGTGCGGGCCGGGCGCTCGCCGTACGGCTCGGGAGCGCTCGCGGGCTCGTCGCTGGGTCTGGACCCGGCGGCCGTCGCGGCGGACCTGGGCTTCGACGGCCCGGTCGAGAACTCGATCGACGGCACGGCCTCGCGCGACGTCGTCGCGGAGTTCGCGTTCGTCTCGGCCATGCTGGGGGTCGACCTCTCGCGCTTCGCGGAGGAGATCATCATCTGGAACACCAAGGAGTTCGGCTTCGTCCGCCTGGACGACGCCTACTCCACGGGGTCGAGCATCATGCCGCAGAAGAAGAACCCGGACATCGCCGAGCTCGCGCGCGGCAAGGCCGGGCGTCTGATCGGGGACCTGACGGGGCTGCTGGCCACGCTCAAGGGCCTGCCGCTCGCGTACAACCGCGACCTGCAGGAGGACAAGGAGCCGGTGTTCGACCAGGTCGACACCCTCAAGGTCCTGCTCCCGGCGTACGCGGGCATGGTCCGCACCCTGACGTTCGACACCGAACGCATGGCCTCGCTCGCTCCGCAGGGCTTCTCGCTCGCGACCGACATCGCGGAGTGGCTCGTCCGTCAGGGCGTGCCGTTCCGGGTGGCCCACGAGGTCGCCGGGGCGTGCGTGCGCGTGTGCGAGGAGCGCGGCATCGAGCTGTGGGACCTGACGGACGCGGACCTCGCGGACATCTCGGAGCACCTCACCCCGGGGGTGCGGGACGTGCTCACGGTCGAGGGTTCGCTCGCCTCGCGCGACGCCGTCGGCGGCACCGCGCCCGCGCGCGTCGCGGAGCAGCTCGAGGAGGCCAAGGTGCGTTCGGCCGAGTACCGCTTCTGGGTGCAGGGCTGA
- a CDS encoding argininosuccinate synthase, with translation MTERVVLAYSGGLDTSVAIGWIGEATGAEVVAVAVDVGQGGEDLEVIRQRALDCGAVEAYVADARDEFAEEYCMPALRANGLYLDRYPLVSAISRPVIVKHLVRAARQFGATTVAHGCTGKGNDQVRFEVATTSLAPELKTIAPVRDLALTREKAIAYAEKHSLPIATTKHNPFSVDQNVWGRAVETGFLEDIWNAPTKDVYNYTDDPTFPPVADEVVITFEQGVPVALDGVAVTPLQAIQEMNRRAGAQGVGRIDIVEDRLVGIKSREIYEAPGAIALIAAHQELENVTLEREQARFKRGVEQRWTELVYDGMWFSPLKKSLDVFIDDTQRYVSGDIRLVLHGGRATVTGRRSESSLYDFNLATYDEGDSFDQSQAKGFIEIFGLTAKLSAARDEKFGNGVDFGTGSL, from the coding sequence ATGACTGAACGCGTCGTGCTCGCCTACTCGGGCGGCCTGGACACCTCCGTTGCCATCGGCTGGATCGGCGAGGCCACCGGGGCCGAGGTCGTCGCCGTGGCCGTCGACGTCGGCCAGGGCGGCGAGGACCTCGAGGTCATCCGCCAGCGCGCCCTCGACTGCGGCGCCGTCGAGGCCTACGTCGCGGACGCCCGCGACGAGTTCGCCGAGGAGTACTGCATGCCCGCGCTGCGCGCGAACGGCCTGTACCTCGACCGCTACCCGCTGGTCTCCGCGATCTCGCGCCCCGTGATCGTCAAGCACCTGGTGCGCGCGGCCCGCCAGTTCGGCGCGACGACCGTCGCGCACGGCTGCACGGGCAAGGGCAACGACCAGGTCCGCTTCGAGGTCGCGACGACGTCGCTCGCGCCCGAGCTCAAGACGATCGCGCCGGTCCGCGACCTCGCGCTGACGCGCGAGAAGGCCATCGCGTACGCCGAGAAGCACTCGCTGCCGATCGCGACGACCAAGCACAACCCGTTCTCTGTCGACCAGAACGTGTGGGGACGCGCCGTCGAGACGGGCTTCCTCGAGGACATCTGGAACGCCCCGACGAAGGACGTCTACAACTACACCGACGACCCCACGTTCCCGCCCGTCGCGGACGAGGTCGTCATCACGTTCGAGCAGGGCGTGCCGGTCGCGCTCGACGGCGTCGCGGTGACCCCGCTGCAGGCCATCCAGGAGATGAACCGTCGTGCCGGCGCCCAGGGTGTGGGCCGCATCGACATCGTCGAGGACCGCCTGGTCGGCATCAAGTCCCGCGAGATCTACGAGGCACCGGGCGCGATCGCTCTCATCGCGGCGCACCAGGAGCTCGAGAACGTGACCCTCGAGCGCGAGCAGGCCCGCTTCAAGCGTGGCGTCGAGCAGCGCTGGACCGAGCTGGTCTACGACGGCATGTGGTTCAGCCCGCTCAAGAAGTCGCTCGACGTCTTCATCGACGACACCCAGCGTTACGTCTCGGGCGACATCCGCCTCGTCCTGCACGGCGGGCGCGCGACCGTCACGGGCCGCCGCAGCGAGTCGAGCCTGTACGACTTCAACCTCGCGACCTACGACGAGGGCGACTCGTTCGACCAGTCGCAGGCCAAGGGCTTCATCGAGATCTTCGGCCTCACGGCCAAGCTCTCCGCGGCCCGCGACGAGAAGTTCGGCAACGGCGTGGACTTCGGCACCGGGAGCCTGTGA
- a CDS encoding arginine repressor, producing the protein MTTALGPGSVPTTKAARHARIAQLVARHEIHSQAELAKALAEDGVSVTQATLSRDLIELRAEKVRSASGALVYAVPGEGGDRSVQVANDAEYVAARLARLCAELLVSAEASGNLVVLRTPPGAAQYLASAIDHSVFVGVLGTIAGDDTVLVISRDVDGGEDLAARFLALTNPVAPATPTISAPPG; encoded by the coding sequence GTGACGACCGCCCTCGGCCCGGGGAGCGTGCCCACCACCAAGGCGGCACGCCACGCGCGCATCGCGCAGCTCGTCGCCCGGCACGAGATCCACTCCCAGGCCGAGCTCGCCAAGGCGCTCGCCGAGGACGGGGTGAGCGTCACCCAGGCGACGCTCTCGCGCGACCTCATCGAGCTGCGGGCCGAGAAGGTCCGCAGCGCGTCGGGCGCGCTGGTCTACGCGGTGCCCGGCGAGGGCGGCGACCGCTCGGTCCAGGTCGCGAACGACGCCGAGTACGTCGCGGCCCGGCTCGCGCGGCTGTGCGCCGAGCTCCTGGTCTCGGCCGAGGCGTCGGGCAACCTCGTCGTGCTGCGCACGCCGCCCGGCGCCGCGCAGTACCTGGCGTCGGCGATCGACCACTCGGTGTTCGTCGGCGTCCTGGGCACGATCGCGGGCGACGACACCGTCCTGGTGATCTCGCGCGACGTCGACGGCGGCGAGGACCTGGCCGCGCGCTTCCTGGCCCTGACCAACCCCGTGGCCCCCGCCACCCCCACGATCTCAGCACCTCCTGGCTAG